The Streptomyces rimosus genomic interval CCGCATCACCTCGGGGGCGATCCAGCCGACCGGTTCCACCTGCGTGACCAGCGGTTCGTTGTCGGGGCCGCGACCGGCCTCGTGGCCGTGCAGGAGCCAGGGCCGGACCGCGGAGCCCTTCTCCCGGGGCAGATGCGAGTAGTCGTACAGCCGCCGGGCCACCCACAGGCGGACCGGCCGCCCGTCCCACCACGGAGCGACGGCCAGCGCGTTGGCGGACAGGCCCGGCAGGGCGATGCCCGTCAGGTCGTCCCGGCTGGACGCGGCCTCCAGATCGATGCCCGGCCCGCGCGACCAGCGGACGTAGAGATCGTCGTGCCGCCCGACCAGGGCCGCCACCTCGTCCAGGGCGGTCAGCTCGGGCAGGTCCGGTGCGGTGGTCAACCGTGTGCTCACTCCTTGCCGACGCTCCGGTACGCGAGGCGTACGGGCGTCGCCACGGGGGCGGCGCCGGTACGTACGGGCGAGGGGTACCCCGGTATGCCGGGACCATCCGCCGGCGGGGCGTCCGGGTGGCCGGCGGCCCGCGCGTCACCCGAACGCCGACGGTCCGGCACCGGACCCGTGAGACTCCCTGTTTGGTATCCGGAGCGGGGGCACCCGTGCTGCGCCATATGCCTTCGACCGGGCTGGAGGGCCTGATGTCGTTCAATCCCTTGGAACAGCGGGGCATTCCGCTGGACCGGCAGGTGCGCAACTGGCGCGAGCTGAACGTGACACCGGTCGACCCGGACCACTGCGACCCGTACACCCGGTGCCGGATCATCACGATGAACGGGATCGAGGTGGAGGCGATCCTGTTCAGCCACCAGCTGGCCCGGCACTGTCCGGACATGGAGATCAAGCAGCAGCTCGCGCGGACCCGCTACATCGAGGCGCAGCAGCAGAAGGCGGTCAACTGGCTGCTGCCCGGCGTCTCGTCGGTGCTGGAGACGACCATCGCCTACGAGCAGGTGGCCGTCGACCTGACCGCGTGGGTGGCGCGGATGGAGCCGGACCCGTACCTGAAGCAGGCGTACCAGTTCGGGGTGCTGGAGGACTTCGACCACCTGTACCGGTACGCGAACCTGTACGAGATGATCGAGCACCGCAAGGCGGAGTCGGTCGTGGACGGGCTCACCGAGGTCATGCCCGGCCGGCCCACCCCGCTGCACCACCGCGACCCGGTGGACAACGTGCGCGAGCCGTACGACCGGACGAAGACCGACCCGCTGTCGAAGCTGCACGCGCTGACGATCATGTCGGCCGAGCAGCAGACGATGAACTTCTACATGAACACCGGCCCCACCTACATGGAGCCGATCGCCCGCCGTCTCTACCAGGAGATCGGGCTCATCGAGGAGGAGCACGTCACCCACTACGAGTCGCTGGTGGACCCGGGCGAGACGTGGTGGGAGCAACTGGTCAACCACGAGTACAACGAGTGCTACCTCTACCACTCCTTCATGGAGCAGGAGAGCGACCCGAAGGTGAAGGCCATCTGGGAGCTCCACCTGAACATGGAGCTGGAGCACCTCCACCTCGCCTGCGACCTGATGCGCCGGCACGACGGCCGGGAGCCGGCCGAGATCCTGGCGCCCGCGCTGCCCAACGTGCTCACCTTCGAGCCCAACAAGGGCTATCTGCGCCAGCTGATCGCCGACCAGCTGGACCTGACCACCCTGGGCGCGGGGTACGTCCGCGAGGCCCACGAGCGGTTCGAGGCGATGCAGGAGGCCCTCAACGGCGGCGCCACCCCGCCCAGCGACGAGGTGCTGGCCGAGCACGACAAGCTGATCGGCGGCGACCACCGGCTGCAGACCGAGGGCGAGCACCCGGTCGCCGACCTGCGCGGAGGCCGGTCATGACGCCGCACGCCCGTACCGGCGACGGCCCGGCAACGCCGACGACCGACCCGGCCGCCGACCGCAACCCCACTCCGGAGACGGACGTGGTCGCCCTCCTGATGGCGCAGCACGGGCAGATCCGCGATCTCTTCGACGAGGTCGAGCAGAGCACGGGGGACGCCCGGCGCGACGCGTTCCGCCGGCTGGTGCGGATGCTGGCCGTGCACGAGACGGCCGAGGAGGAGGTCGTCCACCCGTACGTCAAACGGGCGGCGGACGGCGGTGACGACATCGTCGCCGACCGGCTGGCCGAGGAGAAGACCGCCAAGCAGGCCCTGTCCGCGCTGGACGGCATGGATGTCGAGGACGCGGCGTTCCTGCCGCGGCTGCTGTCCTTGCGCACGGACGTGATGGAGCACGCCCGCGCGGAGGAGCGCTACGAGTTCTCGCAGCTGCGGCGGCTGAACGACCCCGGCCGGCTGGCCGCCATGGCCAAGGCCGTCAAGGCGGCCGAGGCCATCGCGCCCACACATCCGCACCCCGGCGTCGAGTCCGGCGCCGCGAACGCCGTGCTCGGCCCCATGGCGGCCGTCGTGGACCGCACCCGCGACGCGGTCCGCAAGGCGCTGGACAAGAACGGATGAGCGGCGGTCCGGCCGGCCCCGGGCAGGGACCGGCCGGAACCGGAACCGGAACGGATCTGTCGGATTCCATCCCGTACGAGGTGTTTAGTGTCCGGGAGAGCGGCTACGCGGTGGACCGGAAGGCACAGTCAAGATCCGAGTAAGGGTGAGTGATGATGGCTGAGTCCACCAACCCCGGCAACTTCGCCAACGACCGCGAGAAGGCCGCACGCGCCGGCCGGCAGGGCGGGCACGAGAGCGGTGGCAACTTCGCCAACGATCCGCAGCGTGCGTCCGAAGTCGGTCAGAAGGGCGGCCACGAGAGCGGCGGTAACTTCGCCAACGACCCGCAGCGTGCGTCCGAGGCCGGTCAGAAGGGCGGCCACGAAAGTGGCGGTAACTTCGCCAACGACCCGCAGCGCGCCTCCGACGCCGGTCAGAAGGGCGGCCGAAGCCGCCAGGGCGAGTAGCTGCCGGACGGGGCGGTGACCCCTCGCCGATCCGGATGCCGGGCCGTGCCGCAGGCGTCCGGGGGCGGGTCCACCGGCCCACCGGGAACGCAGCGGGCGGACGTCCACCGGACGTCCGCCCGCACCCCGTCATCGGTCCCGGCCGGGAGCGGTCCCCGACCAGGCTCTCGGCTTCCGGCCGGGCTCAGCCCCCGGCCTTCGCCGGGCACAGCCGCCTCGGCTGCCGGTCGCCGCGCAGCTTGGCGTCCACGCAGCCGGCGGGCAGGCCGGCGTAGGGAATCTTGCCGAAGTTGGCGGTGACGGTGAGCTTGCCGTTGCCGAACTCCGTCCGCTGGACCAGGTTGTCGGCGGTCAGACGCCGGAACGAGGTCAGCTTCTCGGTGCCCGTGGCCTTGTGCAGCGGCGCGAAGTACTTCTGAAGGGCGGCCATTTCAGGCCCGGACTTCTTCAGGGAAGCACCGTCGAGCACATAGTTCAGCGGGATGTTGTAGAGCATCGCGAGCAGCGCGCGGCCGGTCTTCTGCTCGGGCAGCTTCTCGTACGACAGTTCCCAGCGCTCGGCGTTGACGAGCGAGCTGTGCAGCGCGGTCTCGTACAGCGGGACCCGGTAGGCCGGGTCGTACATCGCCTTCGCCAGGTCGGCCGGCAGCCGTACCGGCTTGAAGAACGCGGTGGGGGCGTTCTCCGGGTAGTAGCCGCCCCAGTTCTTCCTGTCGCGTTCGAACTTCCACAGGCCGTCGGCGACCGGTGTGGCCCCGCCATGGTTGAAGGCCAGCACCCCGTTCGCCCAGGACTGCGCGCTCTCCGAGCCCAGGACCAGCTTCTTGTCGTGCGCCAGCCGACGCATCCGGGCGAGCCGGTTCGTGCGGTCCCCGGCCTTGGTCATCGGGTGGGCGGCGTCGTGGTCGCGGAACAGCTCGCCGGTCGCGTCCACGTCGAGGAAGTAGCTGTCGGCGCCGTTGGCAGTCATCGCACGGGTACGGTCCGCGAGGTGGCCGCGGCCCGCCCCGGACTGCTCGAAAGCCTGTGAACTGAGGTAACAGCCGCGGTTGCCGAAGCCGGACTGCGGCTTCCCCTTGGCGTCGCGTACGCAGAAGTCCGGGTAGACCGTGCCGGGCCACTTGGAGGTGGGGGAGTCGGCGGTCTTCGGGTCCTGCCCGTTGGCGAACGTGTCGTACGGGCCCACCAGATAGCCCGCCTTTTTGGCGGCCCGGACGGCGGCGGCGTCCATCGGGTCCGGCCCGGCGTCGTAGCCGAGCCACATCCGGTCCACGCCCAGCTTGCGCAGCTCCTCGACGCCCGCGGCCTTGCGCGCGTCGCCCCACACGTAGGCGTGGAAGGCGCCGAGCAGCTTGCCGTTCGCCGGGTTCTGCTTGATCTTCTCGCGGAGGCTGCCGAGCTGCCCGTGCTCGGCGAGCCAGGAACGGTAGTCGGCGCCCGGCGCGACGGGGTTGCCGTCGGTGAGGGCGAAGGTGACGGTGTAGTCGCGGGTGCCGTCACCGGCGGTGAAGTCGTGGGTGGTGGACGAGTTCAGCCGTCCGCCCTCGGAGCGGAACTTCAGCGAGGTACCGAGGTCGGTGGGGGTGAGGTAGCTGACGCCGTGGCCCTTGCCCAGCGTGGTGCCCCACAGCGGCAGTTCGAGCCCGCCCACGTCGATCGGGTCGCCCGTGAGCCCGCCCTTCCCGGAGTTCCAGAACGTGTCGCGTACGGGGATGTCCAGGCCCTCGCCGCGCGGCAGTTGTACGGAGGAGGTGGCCCGGTCGGTTCCGGTCACCGGCCAGGTGAGCGACCCGTCCCGGTCCGCCTTCACGCTGACCCGCAGCCGCCCGTGGTCCGCGGCGGCGGTCACCGTCAGGCCCTTGTCCGGGTAGCTCCAGCGGGCGCCTTCGCCGGTGCGCTCGACCGGGCCCGGTGTGCCGAGCGCGGTGCCGGACGGGGCCGACAGGGTCAGGTTCTTGCCGTCCGCGGTACGGGCCTGCAGTGCCAGCGTGCCGGTGTCCACGGTGACCGTGCCGCCCCGGACGGGAATGTCGACGTGTCGCCCTGTCGCGGGCCCGGCCACGGCCTGGCTGCTGCACCCGGAGGCGCCGACGGAGGCCGTGGCGGTCAGGGCGAGGGAGGCGGCGAGCACCCGGGTGCGGGTGCGGCTGCCCCTGGAGGCGATCTTGAAATCCATGGACACGTGGATAGTGAGCGGGCTTAAGAACTCTCTAAGAGGAGCCCGGAGAAGAGAGGGGACGGGGCGGCGGCCGGGCGGATCCAGGCCGCCGGATGTTGTCCGGCCCTGCCACGCGTGGTTAGCTTAGGCTTACCTAAGTCGAGGTCGGGCGCGGTCGTGTACGGCCCGGCCGGAAGTCGTCTGTGCCCGCGCGACGCGCCGGGCGGGAAAGCGGGTTGTCGATGGGAGCGTCGATGAAGACATCGGTGGGCACGTCGACGGGCGCGGTCGGGGGAACCCTGCCGGGCGCCGCGGCGGGTACGGCGACGGGTACGGCAGGGGGGACGGTGCCGGGCGCTCCCTCCGGCGGGCCGGCGGGAACGGGGGAGGCGGGCGCCGTGCACGCCGCCCCGCCGCGCACGTCGCGCCCGGCACCGGCCGAAACCGTGGACAGCCCGCGGATCGTCGCGCTGGCCGCCTCCGTGGCGGGCGGACGGGACGCCGCCGTACGGGAGTTCTGGGCCGAGACCGAGGGGCAGGGCACCCCGCTCGTCGAGCCGATCCCGTGGGACCCGGAGCACCGGGCCGTCACTTTCCTGTGGCGCGGCACGGAGGACACCCGCCGGGTGCTCCTCCTGGTCAACGGCCTCGTGGACCGCTCGCACCTCGTGGGCAGCCTGATGCGCCGCATCCACGGCACCGATGTCTGGCACCTCACGTACCGGCTGCGGTCCGACCACCGCGGGTCGTACGCGATCGCGCCCGACACGGGAGGCGGGCGTATCCGTACGGCGGCTGCGCCCGAAGACGGCCCTGCGGACGACTTCCAGGCCCGGCTGCTGCCACTGCTCGCCGAGGCCGGTCCCGACCCGCTCAACCCCCGTACGGTTCCCGGCCGCCGGCAGGGCGCCGGCAGTTCGGTCTTCGAGCTGCCCGACGCGCCGCCGCAGCCGTGGCGGCCGTGGGCGCCCGCGGCCGCCACGGCTGCGGCGGCGCGTCGGGGCCTGGTGGAGCGGCACCGGCTGACCAGCGCCGCCCTCGCGGCCCGGCGCGACGTATGGACGTACGTACCGCCGGGCCCGCTTCCGGACGGCGGCGCGGACGCGCTGGTGCTGCTGGACGGCGACATGTGGTGCGGACGGCTCGGTGTGCAGGCGCTGTTCGACCGGCTGATCAGGGACGGTGTGCTGCCGCCCCTGGTCGTGCTCGCGCCGGACGCCGTGGACAATGCCACCCGTGCCCGCGAGTTCGGCGGCCGGCCGGCGTATGTGAACTTTCTCGCCGCCGAACTGCTGCCCTGGGCGGCGGCGCGGCTGCCGGTGACGTTCGACCCGTCGCGCACGGTCGTCGCGGGCGAGAGCCTGGGCGGACTCACCGCGCTGTACGCCGGGCTCGCGGCGCCGCGCCGGTTCGGCAAGGTGCTGGCCCAGTCACCCTCGCTGTGGTGGCGGCCCGGGGGGCCGGGGCCCGTGGACGGAACCGACGCGGCGGACGGGCCGTCCTGGCTGGCGGAGCGGTACGCCGGCGGCGGCCCCCGCGAGCTGCGGGCGCACCTGCGCGTCGGCCGCTACGAAGGGGACATGCGCAAACGGTGCGGCGAGTTGCGCGACACGCTGCGCGGCCTCGGGCACTCCGTGGCGTACACGGAGTACAACGGCGGGCATGACTACGCCTGCTGGGCGGGCGGACTGGCGGAGGGGCTGGTGGACCTGCTGGGGCGGGCGGACGACGGGGCAAGGGAGGGCGGTGTGTGATGTTGCTTCCGGTTGTGCTGCACCGCACCTACTGCCACCTCAAGTCCCGCGCCTACCAGGTCGTTCTGCGGACGCCCCGCTTCCGTACCGCCAAGTCCGTGGCGCCGGTCGGGGAGGAGCGCCGGCCGGAACGCCCGAAACGGACTTCAGTGGTCCGTCGGCCCGTTCCCGGCCGTCCGCAACGGCGCGCCGCCGACCGCTGCCCCGCCCCCTCGGGGCCCAGCCCCCGGCGCCCCGCACCGGACCGCCCCCAGCGGTCCGCCACCGACCGTCCTCACCGGCGTACCAAGGCCCTCGCCGGGTGACGGACGCGGCGCCCCGCCCCGCCAGTGCCGGGGCGGGGCGCCCTGGTACGGGCCGGTGGCGGGCGGCGGTCACGGGCCGCCCGCCACCGGCCCTCCTGTGACTCCCGCCACGCGGGGCTCACCCGCACCGCCGGGCTCCATAAGATCGGCCGGTGCCCGCAGACATCACGCTGACGACGACCCTCCTGCTGTGCGTGGCCGCCCTCGCGGCCGGCTGGATCGACGCCGTCGTGGGCGGCGGCGGACTGCTGCTCCTGCCGGCGCTGCTCGTCGGCCTCCCGCACACACCCGCCGCCTACGTCCTGGGGACCAACAAGTCCACGGCCGTCGTCGGCACCGCCGCCGCGGCGTACACGTACGTACGCAAGGCCCCCGTCGACCTGCGCACCGCCGTACGCATCGGACTGGCCGCGCTCGGCGGCTCCCTGGGCGGGGCGTTCTTCGCGGCGGGCATCAACAGCGAGGTGCTGCGCCCGCTCATCATGGCCGTGCTGGTGGGCGTGCTGGCGTTCGTGCTCTTCCGCCCGGCCTTCGGCACCGCGCCGCCGCCCTCCGGGCCCGTCACCCGGCGGCGCGTGATGGCCGCGGTCCTCGTCGCGGGCCTGGGCATCGGCTTCTACGACGGGCTGATCGGCCCCGGCACCGGCGCCTTCCTCGTCGTGGCGCTGGCCGCGATCCTGCACATGGACCTGGTCACGTCCTCGGCCACCGCGAAGATCGTCAACGTCTGCACCAACGTCGGCGCGCTGGCCATGTTCGCCTACCAGGGCACGGTCCTGTGGCAACTGGGCGCGCTGCTCGCGGCGTTCAACTTCGTCGGCGGCACGGTCGGCGCGCGCATGGCCCTCAAGCGGGGCGCCGGGTTCGTGCGCGGGGTGCTGGTCGTGGTCGTCGTGTCGCTGCTGTGCAAGCTGGCCTTCGACCAGTGGGTGGCCTGAGAGGCGGGCCGCCGGGGGCGCGGCCCGCCGCCTTTCAGTTCATGGTCTTCGTCGCGGTGACGGCGGTCAGCAGGACGGCGGAGTCCTGCATCGCCTTCAGGCCGTGCCGCTCGTGCGGTACCGGCACGACCTGACCGGCGATCAGGTCCCGCTCGTCACCCGTCCCGGTCAGCCGTACCCGGCCGTGCAGCACCTGGAGGCTGGCCGCCGGCGGCGTGGTGTGCTCGTCCAGCGCGGCGCCCTCGATGAGCGCGATCACGGTCTGCCGGAGCGGGCCGTCCTGGAGGAAGAGATGGGCGCTGCGCCCGTGCGCCGAGGCCCTGGCGTCGTCGAGCTGGCGGCGGGTGAGCGAGCTGAGGTCGTCCATGACGCGGCCTTTCGATCGGGGTCCGCGGCGCCGCGACCGGCACCGGTGCCGGTGTACTGGTACCCGTACGGGCCCGGGTAACCGCGCCGCCGCCGGCGTCCATCCTGACGGGTGGCCGGGCGGCTGCCGAATGGCCGGTGCGCACGGCGCGCGACGGTGGCCGGAGGCAGGATGATCACGGCGGTCCGTACGATGCGGAGGGACCTGATCAACGACCAGTGCCCGAAGGGGGACGTCCAGGTGCGAGGCGAACCGGCGGAGCGGGAAAGGCCCGAGGAAGCCGCGGCGGGCGGCGGCGGCCCGGCCGGCTTCCTGACCGTCATGACGACGACCGACAGCGCCGGGAAGGCGGAGGCGCTGGCCCGCGGCGCGATCGAGGCACGGGTGGCGGCGTGCGCGCAGATCGGCGCGCCCGTCACGTCCGTGTACCGGTGGGAGCACGCGATCGAGACGGCGCAGGAGTGGCAGGTGCTGTTCAAGACGGCGGCGGACCGGTACGCGGCGCTGGAGGCGTACCTCCTCGAAGCGCACGACTACGACACACCGGAGATCATCGCGACCCCGATCACGCGCGGCGGGGCCGGGTACCTCGCCTGGGTCGCCGAGGAGACGAGCTGAGATGGGGCGGCGATCCGTGATGCGGCGAGGCGGCGACGGCGGGGCGGAAGGCGGGCCGGGCAACGGTCCGGGGCACCGCCGCAAGCACCGGCACAGACGACTGGTCCTGGGCGGGGCGGCCGCCGCGGGGGTGGGGCTCGCGCTGTGCTTCCTCATGGTGCCCGCGAACGGCGCGACCGCCGGAACGGCGCCCGCGAACGGCGCGTCCGCCGACGGCGAAGACGGCGGCCGCGGCTGGACGAGCGAGGCCGCGGCGCGGTACTGGACGGCCGGGCGGATGGCCTCGGCCGTCCCCTCGGGCCCGGACGGCGGCAAGGCCGCCGCCGCGCCCACCACCCGGACCACGGCCGCCCCGGGAGCCGCCGGCTCCGCGCGGCACTTCGAGGGCGTGCCCTCCGTCGGCGTGCTCTTCTCCGTGGACCAGGACGCGAAGGCGCACCACTGCACCGCCAGCGTCGTCCGCAGCCCGCGGCGCAACCTGATCCTCACGGCCGGGCACTGCAATCCGGGGGAGCGCGCGGCTTTTGTCCCGCAGTATCGTTCCGGCGCCACGACCCAGCCGTACGGAATCTGGGCCATCGACCGCGGCTTCACCCATCCGGACCGCACCGACACCGGCCCCGGATCGGACCTTGACTTCGCGTTCGCGACGGTCAAACCGGACGGTGCGGGCCGCAAG includes:
- a CDS encoding cupin domain-containing protein; this translates as MDDLSSLTRRQLDDARASAHGRSAHLFLQDGPLRQTVIALIEGAALDEHTTPPAASLQVLHGRVRLTGTGDERDLIAGQVVPVPHERHGLKAMQDSAVLLTAVTATKTMN
- a CDS encoding hemerythrin domain-containing protein, which codes for MTPHARTGDGPATPTTDPAADRNPTPETDVVALLMAQHGQIRDLFDEVEQSTGDARRDAFRRLVRMLAVHETAEEEVVHPYVKRAADGGDDIVADRLAEEKTAKQALSALDGMDVEDAAFLPRLLSLRTDVMEHARAEERYEFSQLRRLNDPGRLAAMAKAVKAAEAIAPTHPHPGVESGAANAVLGPMAAVVDRTRDAVRKALDKNG
- a CDS encoding DUF6098 family protein, yielding MTTAPDLPELTALDEVAALVGRHDDLYVRWSRGPGIDLEAASSRDDLTGIALPGLSANALAVAPWWDGRPVRLWVARRLYDYSHLPREKGSAVRPWLLHGHEAGRGPDNEPLVTQVEPVGWIAPEVMREATEEVARQAGVWGPLRRVR
- a CDS encoding sulfite exporter TauE/SafE family protein yields the protein MPADITLTTTLLLCVAALAAGWIDAVVGGGGLLLLPALLVGLPHTPAAYVLGTNKSTAVVGTAAAAYTYVRKAPVDLRTAVRIGLAALGGSLGGAFFAAGINSEVLRPLIMAVLVGVLAFVLFRPAFGTAPPPSGPVTRRRVMAAVLVAGLGIGFYDGLIGPGTGAFLVVALAAILHMDLVTSSATAKIVNVCTNVGALAMFAYQGTVLWQLGALLAAFNFVGGTVGARMALKRGAGFVRGVLVVVVVSLLCKLAFDQWVA
- a CDS encoding glycoside hydrolase, encoding MDFKIASRGSRTRTRVLAASLALTATASVGASGCSSQAVAGPATGRHVDIPVRGGTVTVDTGTLALQARTADGKNLTLSAPSGTALGTPGPVERTGEGARWSYPDKGLTVTAAADHGRLRVSVKADRDGSLTWPVTGTDRATSSVQLPRGEGLDIPVRDTFWNSGKGGLTGDPIDVGGLELPLWGTTLGKGHGVSYLTPTDLGTSLKFRSEGGRLNSSTTHDFTAGDGTRDYTVTFALTDGNPVAPGADYRSWLAEHGQLGSLREKIKQNPANGKLLGAFHAYVWGDARKAAGVEELRKLGVDRMWLGYDAGPDPMDAAAVRAAKKAGYLVGPYDTFANGQDPKTADSPTSKWPGTVYPDFCVRDAKGKPQSGFGNRGCYLSSQAFEQSGAGRGHLADRTRAMTANGADSYFLDVDATGELFRDHDAAHPMTKAGDRTNRLARMRRLAHDKKLVLGSESAQSWANGVLAFNHGGATPVADGLWKFERDRKNWGGYYPENAPTAFFKPVRLPADLAKAMYDPAYRVPLYETALHSSLVNAERWELSYEKLPEQKTGRALLAMLYNIPLNYVLDGASLKKSGPEMAALQKYFAPLHKATGTEKLTSFRRLTADNLVQRTEFGNGKLTVTANFGKIPYAGLPAGCVDAKLRGDRQPRRLCPAKAGG
- the cutA gene encoding divalent-cation tolerance protein CutA, which gives rise to MTTTDSAGKAEALARGAIEARVAACAQIGAPVTSVYRWEHAIETAQEWQVLFKTAADRYAALEAYLLEAHDYDTPEIIATPITRGGAGYLAWVAEETS
- the fes gene encoding enterochelin esterase, giving the protein MKTSVGTSTGAVGGTLPGAAAGTATGTAGGTVPGAPSGGPAGTGEAGAVHAAPPRTSRPAPAETVDSPRIVALAASVAGGRDAAVREFWAETEGQGTPLVEPIPWDPEHRAVTFLWRGTEDTRRVLLLVNGLVDRSHLVGSLMRRIHGTDVWHLTYRLRSDHRGSYAIAPDTGGGRIRTAAAPEDGPADDFQARLLPLLAEAGPDPLNPRTVPGRRQGAGSSVFELPDAPPQPWRPWAPAAATAAAARRGLVERHRLTSAALAARRDVWTYVPPGPLPDGGADALVLLDGDMWCGRLGVQALFDRLIRDGVLPPLVVLAPDAVDNATRAREFGGRPAYVNFLAAELLPWAAARLPVTFDPSRTVVAGESLGGLTALYAGLAAPRRFGKVLAQSPSLWWRPGGPGPVDGTDAADGPSWLAERYAGGGPRELRAHLRVGRYEGDMRKRCGELRDTLRGLGHSVAYTEYNGGHDYACWAGGLAEGLVDLLGRADDGAREGGV
- a CDS encoding trypsin-like serine peptidase, with the translated sequence MGRRSVMRRGGDGGAEGGPGNGPGHRRKHRHRRLVLGGAAAAGVGLALCFLMVPANGATAGTAPANGASADGEDGGRGWTSEAAARYWTAGRMASAVPSGPDGGKAAAAPTTRTTAAPGAAGSARHFEGVPSVGVLFSVDQDAKAHHCTASVVRSPRRNLILTAGHCNPGERAAFVPQYRSGATTQPYGIWAIDRGFTHPDRTDTGPGSDLDFAFATVKPDGAGRKLESVTGGNFLARTPGYTTDVTVIGYPTARNDPADQAVRCGVRTTRLTGQRQLRMECGGFYGGTSGSPWLSRFDERTKTGYVVGTIGGLNGGGPSGPDSHRTSYSPYFGAEVFRLYARAVVS
- a CDS encoding con-10 family general stress protein; the encoded protein is MAESTNPGNFANDREKAARAGRQGGHESGGNFANDPQRASEVGQKGGHESGGNFANDPQRASEAGQKGGHESGGNFANDPQRASDAGQKGGRSRQGE